GCATACCCCACGGTCGCCTGCGCCGGCGAGAACGACACATGCCGGGCGGATTTGTCCGCGACGGCGGCGGCCTGACGCGCGTAGAGGCGCAGATACTCCGGTTTGCACGGGGAGGGGACGGAAGAGCTCGTGCCGCATACGATGAGCCGCATGGGTGACGTACTGGCCGGATTTCATGCCGCCTGGGAGTTCGAGTCCGACTCCGTGCTCATCCGCTACGAACGGGGGATTCGAACACCCAAGCTGTTCCAGGCCCTCGGGGAACGCCGCGTCCCCGTGGAGGCGATCGCCGGGGTGACGCTCTCGCCCGGCAGGCGGGGCACCGTCGTCCTGCGCGTCGAGCCGCGCCCGGGCGCCGACCCCCTGATGGAGGCGGCGGCCGGACAGCTGAAGGAGAGCGGTGACCCGTACCGGCTCGTCCTGCCGGCCGAGCGGGAGACGCTCGCGGAGTACTACGCCGACGAACTGCGCGGGCTGCTGACCGGGTCCGGCAGGTCCGAGCGCTACCTGGTGGCCGCGCCCGAGGCACCGCTGCACTTCAAGGCGTACGACGGGAAGGCGTCCTTCGACGGCAAGGCGGTGTCCTTCCGCTGGTCCTGGACGGGCGCGTCGTCGGCGAAGTGGAAGGCCGGCGACCAGAGCTTCCCGGTCGCCGACCTGGGCGGGGTGGAGTGGCGGTCCCCCGAGGCGTTCGAGGGGTACCTGCGCCTGCTGCCGCGGGAGGCCGCGCCGGTCGCCCCGCAGGCCGACCAGGACCCCGCCTCGGTCGTGTTCGGGCTCGGGTACGGGCCGGTGCACGAGTCGCTTCCGTTCGCCGCCGCGGTGCTGGCGGCGGTGCGGGAACGGGGCGGGGGCGCCCCGGTGCCGGTGCCGGTCCCGGCGCCTCGGCGCGACCCCGCGGACATCGCCGAGCGGATCCGGCACCTGGGTGAGCTGCACCAGCAGGGGCTGGTCACCGACGAGGAGTTCTCCTCGAAGAAGGCCGAGCTGCTGGCGGAGCTGTGACGCCGCTCTACTCCCGTCCGGCGGACGTGAACGTCATGTCCGCGTACCGGTCGCCCGCGACCTTCCCCGCGATCGGCTCCAGCACCGCCAGTTCCTCCTCGGTGAGGACGATCCGCGTCGCGCCGGTGTTCTCCTCGACCCGGGCCGGCCTGCGCGTCCCCGGGATCGGGACCACCGGCAGGCCGTGCACCCGGGCCTGCTGCTGGACCCAGGCCAGGGCGATCTGGCCGAGGGTGGCGTCGTGGGCGTCGGCGACCGTGCGGACCGGGTCGAGGAGGGCCGCGTTGGCCGCCGCGTTGTCGCCGGTGAAGCGGGGCTGCTGACGGCGGAAGTCGTCGGCCGTGAGATCACGGTCCGCGTGGACGAAGGAACCGGTGAGGAAGCCCCGGCCGAGCGGCGAGTACGGCACCAGGGCCACGCCCAGCTCGCGGGCGGCCGGCACCACGCCCGCCTCGATGTCCCGGCTGAACAGCGACCACTCCGACTGCACGGCGGCGATCGGATGCACCGCCTGGGCGGCTCGCAGCTCCTCCCCCGTCACCTCGCTCAGTCCCAGGTGCTTGACCTTGCCCTCGCGGACGAGGTCGGCCATGACGGCGACGGTCTCCTCGACCGGCACGTTCACGTCGCGCCGGTGCATGTAGTAGAGATCGATCACGTCGACGCCCAGCCG
This region of Streptomyces ambofaciens ATCC 23877 genomic DNA includes:
- a CDS encoding aldo/keto reductase, producing the protein MTDDSIPTVRLGDGGPEVGVQGLGCMGMSFAYGPVDADASRATLERALELGVTLYDTADAYGAGDNERFLSPFFTAHRDEVVIATKFALSIPPDDPTKRIIRNDAPYVRQAVEASLRRLGVDVIDLYYMHRRDVNVPVEETVAVMADLVREGKVKHLGLSEVTGEELRAAQAVHPIAAVQSEWSLFSRDIEAGVVPAARELGVALVPYSPLGRGFLTGSFVHADRDLTADDFRRQQPRFTGDNAAANAALLDPVRTVADAHDATLGQIALAWVQQQARVHGLPVVPIPGTRRPARVEENTGATRIVLTEEELAVLEPIAGKVAGDRYADMTFTSAGRE
- a CDS encoding DUF4429 domain-containing protein, coding for MGDVLAGFHAAWEFESDSVLIRYERGIRTPKLFQALGERRVPVEAIAGVTLSPGRRGTVVLRVEPRPGADPLMEAAAGQLKESGDPYRLVLPAERETLAEYYADELRGLLTGSGRSERYLVAAPEAPLHFKAYDGKASFDGKAVSFRWSWTGASSAKWKAGDQSFPVADLGGVEWRSPEAFEGYLRLLPREAAPVAPQADQDPASVVFGLGYGPVHESLPFAAAVLAAVRERGGGAPVPVPVPAPRRDPADIAERIRHLGELHQQGLVTDEEFSSKKAELLAEL